Genomic DNA from Rana temporaria chromosome 1, aRanTem1.1, whole genome shotgun sequence:
ggacaccctaggcttatactcaagtcaatttgttttcccatttttttgtggtaaaattaggtgcctcggcttatattcgggttggcttatactcaagtatatacagtggggtggattcaggtaggggcgcgcactactacggaggcgcagcgtaccgtttttacgctacgcctccgtaaattacttgagctacacttcattcacgaagcatttgctccgtaatttgcgggggcgttgcgtaaaagtggccggcgtaagcgagcgtaattttaatgatcccgtagggggcgtggatcatttaaattaggcgcgttcccgcgccgaacgtagtgcgcatgcttcgtcgggaaactttcccgacgtgcattgcggtaaatgacgtcgcaaggacgtaatttgcttcgacgggaacgtaaatggcgtccagcgccattcacgatccacttacgaaAAACAACGCAAATTtcgaaaaacgcgacgcgggaacgacgtccatacttagcattggctgcgcctcctaatagcaggagcagccttacgacgtaagcgccgtacgcaaacgacgtaaaactcgaacgcgggtgcgcgtacgtttgtgaatcggcgtgagtatgcaatttgcatactctacgctgaccactacgggaacgccacctagcggccagcgtcagaatgcagcctaagatacaacggcataagagccttatgccagtcatatcttaggctactgtcggcgtatcaagctttctgaatacagaaagtcggtACGCCggtgctacttagcaattacgctgcgtatctatggatacgcaggcgtaattgctacttgaatctaccccagtacgtttaaaaattcaaataaactGACAAGACTTTAAACCTCCAGTGGATAACGTAAGTGAAAGAAAAGCACATTGGGATGGCTGGGCCAGAAATGGCATTGGAAAACGCTTCTATTTATAATGAAAACGGAAATTCTGCCCAAAAGGGTGAactgatttttaaccacttcagccccgaaaggttttacccccctcatgaccaggcaattttttgcgatatggcactgcgttacattaactgacaattgtgcagttgtgCGACGCTCTAcccatataaaatgtattttttttccacgaatagagctttattttggttgtatttatTTACCAttgaaggttttattttttgcgctagaaacaaaaaaagagcgacaattttgaatttctGAAATAAAACATATcgaataataaaaaatttaaaaatcatcTATTTAGACTAATGTGTATTGTGAAACATATTTATGAAAGTAGTGTTTCTTTGGAAAGTAGTGTTTGAGGTGGTAATGCAAGCATAGAATGCTGTGCCTGATGCAAATTATAGTGGAAAGCAGAAATAAATAAGGTATGGGTCTAAAGTATACATATTAGAACTAACCTTTTCCTAATCTCTCCGGCCTTTTGTCCGTCTTCTCTCTCAAAGAAATAGATGGCAGATCTGCTTTATCATTTGCATCTTGCTGTACAACTTCCTCATGACTTGGAGAAGACAATGAAAATTTCATTTCTCCAATTGTTTCTTtatccttttcatttttttccaactgTTGTCCATATAGGTCAGTCACATTTGTTCTGCCCAGATGTGAAATTGGAGAAGATGGTGGCGTTGGGCTGGCAGGTTTTGGAGCAAGGGATGGTTTTTGTATAGTTGGTGATTTAGGGACTACTCTGTCTTTATTATGAAATGACACATTGGGACTTGATCCTGACACTATAGAAGGGGCTATAAACTGGGCATTATCAGTTATATTGCTTAAGTTATCCACTAAATCTTTAGTAAGGTTGTCTTTCTTCATCTTTATAGGCGATCCTAAAAGTTCTTTCCTGGTTATAGTCCTAATTTCTGTTTCATCTGTTGGAGTTAATGGGGCAGGAACCCCTTCGAAGCTGTCTCCTGCACTATATCGCTTTTTCCTTCTCTGTTCATTCTGTGGATCGGCATGAAACCTTAATGAATAGTTTGTCCTTCTTAATTTGATTCCAAATGGAGAGTTTTTGtcttctgcactttgcaataatTTATCTGTTTTCACAGTGCCATTACTAAATTGCGTTTCAAGGGACATTTGCCCTTCCAAATGCCCCCAACGAGGAGATTGTGGTGGGTTAGGAACTAAGAAAGATGGAAGATCTTTGGAAAATATCCATCCTTCTGCATTCCCATCAATTGTAACTTGCTTTTTAATTCTGGTCACCATTTCCGGGGCCATGACTGTCCTCTCTCCAGTCTTGCCCTGAGGTGTGCTGTCAGGTAATACTGCTATATTTTCCTTACTTGGAGATTTTATTGAGGTCTCAATACTTATTTCTGTTGATCTTCCAGTTTCTGGAAATTTCTGCCATGCAGGTGTTATTGAGAATTTAGGGATAGCTGACATTGTCTTCCGTAAGCTGCTATGAGAATCAACCCTGGTCTTAGCCATCCTGTCATCACCAGAGTCGAAAGGACTACTTTGGTTCTTTTCATCAGTTGCATTTTCAACTTTGTTCAGTATTTTAGACCTTATGGAAGCCCATTCTGCTAGGAATGACTGATTGTCTAATGCTTCTGATGTATACTTTGTCTTACTACTGACTTGTTTAGTACTGTCCTTATCTTTCTGCATTTTGTTTTCTGTTATATCTAATTTCCTTTCTTCGCTGAGGCCCAGTAAAGACTTACAAGCAGGATCCTTAATATGATGTAGGTTTACAGCTGTACCACAAAGCTGTGCTCCTGTTACCAAAATGGCAGTGTGGGGTATGCACTGAGCAGATGAAAGAGAGTGTGAACTTATGGTGCCCTTATTTTCTTTTGCTTCTTGTGTACCTGGGGATATTATTGGCTCTTTTGGTACTGTAACTGGAGTTAAATTAACTTTCTCAAATATAATTTGCTTTTCACCTGATGTGACTTTGAATGTAAATGGCCTCTGCTTTTGGTCAAGTTCCTGCCACCTTACTTCTTCGTTAATTCTTCCCTGCTCTTGAGACTCTGCTTCCCTTTGTTTTCTCAGTTTTAGTTCTTCCTCATCTCCTTTAATTTCCACCTCCATTTTTTGCTCTTCAGGTAGATCTTCCTCTGCTAAGGCAGCttctgtatacagagggggaaggTGTTCTCGGATAAGCTCCTTGATGTCCTCAGGAATCTGTTGTTCTTTCttctgtgattttattttttcttgaaagTCTGTTTTTTTCTGACAATCGGTTCTATTTAGATTATCAGTTCTCATTTCCTCTTTTATATACTGATGGTCTATGATTTCCTTTGATACTTGCTGACTTTGGCTTTTTGGTGTCTGTAATTGCTGTTCCTCGGCTGTCCGGGGAGACTTCTTCTCCAACAATCCCTGACCTTTTTGTTCCCCAATCTGAACATTTTTTTGTTGCTGTGCTGCTTTCTGCAATTCCAGTTCTTGCTTTTTCTGTTCCTCCATGATCTGGAGAGTTCTTTTTAGCTCTAACTGATGTTGTCTCTGTTCTTCTGCCATCTGAAGGTCTTTCTGCTGCTGAAGTTCacattttttcttctcttctgtaACCAGGAGAACCCTTTGCATATCTATTTCATGTTGTTTCTTCTCTTCTGTTTTCGGAAGTACTCCTCTTTCCTCAAAAGATTGTCTTGTTATCTGTTCTCCTATCTGAAGGGCTTCCTGTTTCTCCTGTTCATATTTCCTCTGCTCTTGCACTATCTTCAAGGCTCTCTGCTCTAGTTCATGTCTTTTCTGCTCTTCTGCCAACTGAATAGCTCTCTGCTTTTCTATTTCCTGTTTTCTTTGTTCTTCTGCTATCTGAAGTGCTCTCTGTATCTCCAGCTCCCGTTTCTTCTGTTCCTCTGCCAATTGAAATGTTTTCTTCTGCTCCAGCTCATGTTGCTTCTGCTCCTCTTGCCTTCTATGCTCTTCTAATTCTTTCAGAATTTGTTCAGCTCTCTGTTTTCTCTCTTCTTCACGTCGACGCTGTTCTTTCAGTTCATTTTCTTCATTTATTTTCTGTTGGAGCCTTTCCAAGTCTATGTTTCTAATGATCTCctgtctctttctttcttcttcttctttccgtTTATCTGCTTCAGACTTCTTCTCTTCATCAGGCTGCCTAGTTTCTTGTACTACTTGTCTGCTGGTACTGGGATCTGACTGTTTGCCATCTTGATCTTTATTGATTTTCTTTTCCCCCTTAGTCACCAAAGTTCGAAATTGCTCAGATACTTGGGATTCATGGATTTTTCGTTCAAAATGATCAGACATGAGTATATTATGGGAAGGAATATCCATGGAGTGGAACATGGCTTTGTCAAGGGATCTTTGCATATTCAAAGTGATTTCATTTTCGTTGTCTTCTATGGTGTTGAAGTCCTGTGGACATATTAAAAGTGATAGCTAAACCTGATATAATATTGCATTGTAAAAATGTAAACTCTAAACAAATTTTTGCAGTTTACATTGGTATCATTAAAGcacctttaggcttcatttccattgacgtttttacagccacttttctgagcgttttttgcagcttaaaaacggctctccatgttagtctatggcctcatgcccaccatgacgtttttgagctgtagatggctgagccgtttttaagctgcaaaaaaacccaggaccagtgcgttctgaagctccagcgttagagctgtaagctTCGTCCtgcgtttctttctctattcaaaatcaatggttccctatggggaatcttgaaggggaaccccgcgcaaattaaattttttttaacgtgaggttcccccccaggatgataccagacccttcgggtctcatcgtaccaggccgcatgcaacCCccacccaaagcaccctgtccccatgttgatggggacaagggtctcttcccgacaaccctggccgttgtctgtcggagtctgcgggcggggggcttatcagaatctgggagccccctttaataagggggcctccagatcccggccccccaccctacgtgaatgagtatggggtacatcgtacccctacccattcaccgggaggaaaagtgtcaatagaataaaaacacaagtttttaaaataatttattagccagctccgggggatcttctccgctctccgggggtcttcttctgtcctcgggggtcttctcccgctctccggtgccgtcTTTGGGGCTGGCCactgctatcttcttgcagctcttttactagcagcggccagcccgctcttcctcGTCTCCTGACTTCTGCCTTctgctttcttccttcttcttccgattttgcCACGtccctccctcccgctgtaatgctgggtgtgcggtgcgcaatgatttatataggcctcttatgacgtcacagtcccagcatgctctgggtGGTGATGACATTACCcggagcacccacccccccatgttgagggaatgcggcctggtacggctcaggaggggggggcgctcactcgtccccacccccccatgttgagggaatgcggcctggtacggctcaggaggggggggcgctcactcgtccccacccccattcctgaccggccgggcggcatgctcgaatgagggtctggtatggattttgggggaccccccacgccgtttttttcggcgtaggtgttccccttaaaatccataccagaccgaagggtctggtatcatcctgggggggaaccttacgcaaatttgttttaatttgcgcggggttccccttcaagattctctgcacaccagtcgccccgcaagtcggatcatcttgatcagacttctggtgcgacctctattcaaatcaatgggctcccatagggaaccattgattttaaaTAGAAACAGAAAAACGCGGCTAAAAACTAGCGcggcaaaacgtgcattgaattcaatgcaaaacgcggtaaaaacactgcttttttcctggcgtctgtactagctttacagcccgttttttaaaacatccatggaaatgaagcctaaaggttAACAAATAAGCAGAAATTGTGATCACAGTTGCAGTCTATTTTCATATACATCTACAGTCTACAATTTACATCTACAGTCACCATAAATACACAGTAATTAAAATGAGAATgataggtttccattctttggcataGCATACAGGAAGATGGCCTACAGCCAGGCAATTCCATATATTATCTGCAGCATCATTTATTAGTGAAATCTGGCattgtataaaaatataaaaatacgaTGGTTCTGTAAAAGAACCCCTGCTGTTCCCTAATGAGACGTCAGGGTTTGTAAAGGCAATCGTTACTTTTTAAGAAGATTATTGCAAGGCTTCACCCTTTTTTTCAACATTATctacttaataaaaaaatatataggtttATTAACATTATTTCATGCATTATGCATATCTAAAACAAGTACATAATAAATTGAACTAAAATATACTACCTGGGACATGCCTCTATGTTTCTTTGACACTCTCTGGTTTTTTGGCTTGACAGAAAGTTTGTGTTTAGCAGCACTGTTATCTAGTCGTGCAACAGACCGAGGAACGGCATCCAAATTTATGGAATCAATTGTGCCCGACGGCCGTTTTGGCCGTGATGTTTTCACTGGAGTTGCCTGCacatcaaaaaagaaaaacagttcaAATGTAATTGCAGCTATATAAATATAATTCGGTTTAA
This window encodes:
- the CRACD gene encoding capping protein inhibiting regulator of actin dynamics, with amino-acid sequence MGTRAFSHDSIFIPDEQAEDDQEAQASSQDCVVGKVKSLQQQLGKNIRFGQPPPTGTPVKKMQDLGAGIEKMEEAYLSPIEASGERDMGLITEGPRARSLSSHSPRNAPEPEHKTEEKATPVKTSRPKRPSGTIDSINLDAVPRSVARLDNSAAKHKLSVKPKNQRVSKKHRGMSQDFNTIEDNENEITLNMQRSLDKAMFHSMDIPSHNILMSDHFERKIHESQVSEQFRTLVTKGEKKINKDQDGKQSDPSTSRQVVQETRQPDEEKKSEADKRKEEEERKRQEIIRNIDLERLQQKINEENELKEQRRREEERKQRAEQILKELEEHRRQEEQKQHELEQKKTFQLAEEQKKRELEIQRALQIAEEQRKQEIEKQRAIQLAEEQKRHELEQRALKIVQEQRKYEQEKQEALQIGEQITRQSFEERGVLPKTEEKKQHEIDMQRVLLVTEEKKKCELQQQKDLQMAEEQRQHQLELKRTLQIMEEQKKQELELQKAAQQQKNVQIGEQKGQGLLEKKSPRTAEEQQLQTPKSQSQQVSKEIIDHQYIKEEMRTDNLNRTDCQKKTDFQEKIKSQKKEQQIPEDIKELIREHLPPLYTEAALAEEDLPEEQKMEVEIKGDEEELKLRKQREAESQEQGRINEEVRWQELDQKQRPFTFKVTSGEKQIIFEKVNLTPVTVPKEPIISPGTQEAKENKGTISSHSLSSAQCIPHTAILVTGAQLCGTAVNLHHIKDPACKSLLGLSEERKLDITENKMQKDKDSTKQVSSKTKYTSEALDNQSFLAEWASIRSKILNKVENATDEKNQSSPFDSGDDRMAKTRVDSHSSLRKTMSAIPKFSITPAWQKFPETGRSTEISIETSIKSPSKENIAVLPDSTPQGKTGERTVMAPEMVTRIKKQVTIDGNAEGWIFSKDLPSFLVPNPPQSPRWGHLEGQMSLETQFSNGTVKTDKLLQSAEDKNSPFGIKLRRTNYSLRFHADPQNEQRRKKRYSAGDSFEGVPAPLTPTDETEIRTITRKELLGSPIKMKKDNLTKDLVDNLSNITDNAQFIAPSIVSGSSPNVSFHNKDRVVPKSPTIQKPSLAPKPASPTPPSSPISHLGRTNVTDLYGQQLEKNEKDKETIGEMKFSLSSPSHEEVVQQDANDKADLPSISLREKTDKRPERLGKDRPVLQSRHSLDGSRLMEKVEPAQPQWITLALQKQKGFREQQATREERRHTREAKQVDKLAKENPSTVHTGEYRGRSGSLQKPLPQEEKKGDTVVTRLQRREQLQKSNTLPTSVTVEITETVPVTLAKDLPKRFSTPDASPVSSEPAWLALAKRKSKAWSDCPQIIK